From Micromonospora nigra, one genomic window encodes:
- a CDS encoding CsbD family protein, with amino-acid sequence MSFTDKARNKVEELTGAARRRIGDMTDNERMRSQGSTQQGEARAKQVGEHAKQSGRTMKDAATR; translated from the coding sequence ATGAGCTTCACCGACAAGGCGAGAAACAAGGTCGAGGAGCTGACCGGCGCGGCCAGGCGGCGCATCGGCGACATGACCGACAACGAGCGGATGCGATCGCAGGGCAGCACGCAGCAGGGCGAGGCCCGCGCGAAGCAGGTTGGCGAGCACGCGAAGCAGTCCGGCCGGACGATGAAGGACGCCGCCACGAGGTGA
- a CDS encoding VOC family protein, which translates to MTMSTRLTLTTVNLDTPDPAALARFYGRLLGWTIEVEEPDDVILRSTDGSVGLSFQREPAYVRPTWPAEPGRQQMMAHLEIGVEDLPAALEHALACGATLAAYQPQEDVRVCLDPDGHPFCLWLR; encoded by the coding sequence ATGACCATGTCGACGCGGCTGACACTGACCACGGTCAACCTCGACACGCCCGATCCGGCGGCGCTGGCCCGCTTCTACGGCCGGCTGCTCGGATGGACTATCGAGGTGGAGGAACCGGACGACGTGATCCTGCGGTCCACCGACGGCTCGGTGGGCCTGTCGTTCCAGCGGGAACCCGCGTACGTGCGGCCGACCTGGCCGGCCGAGCCGGGCCGCCAGCAGATGATGGCGCACCTGGAGATCGGGGTCGAGGACCTGCCCGCCGCGTTGGAGCATGCGCTGGCCTGCGGCGCGACACTGGCGGCGTACCAGCCGCAGGAGGACGTGCGGGTCTGTCTCGATCCGGACGGTCACCCGTTCTGCCTGTGGTTGAGGTGA
- a CDS encoding histidine phosphatase family protein produces MSEILLVRHGETTWSASHRHTSYTDLALTPDGERQARALGDHLAGRHFAAVLTSPRTRALRTAQLAGLPVTDTDADLAEWNYGEYEGRTTADIRDAHPGWTIWSDGCPGGESPSEIGERLDRVLARVHPLLDRGTVALVGHAHALRVLGARWIGLPPSAGGLLRLDTATLSVLGHEHGRRVILRWNQSPPPPPGPAPGSAARH; encoded by the coding sequence ATGAGCGAGATCCTGCTGGTCCGCCACGGCGAGACGACCTGGAGCGCCAGCCACCGGCACACCTCGTACACCGACCTGGCGCTCACCCCCGACGGCGAACGCCAGGCCCGCGCCCTCGGCGACCACCTCGCCGGCCGCCACTTCGCCGCCGTGCTCACCAGCCCCCGCACCCGGGCCCTGCGCACCGCCCAGCTCGCCGGACTGCCCGTCACCGACACCGACGCCGACCTCGCCGAGTGGAACTACGGCGAGTACGAGGGCCGCACCACCGCCGACATCCGCGACGCCCACCCCGGCTGGACCATCTGGTCCGACGGCTGCCCCGGCGGGGAATCCCCCAGCGAGATCGGCGAACGACTCGACCGGGTCCTCGCCCGGGTGCACCCGCTGCTCGACCGCGGTACCGTGGCCCTCGTCGGCCACGCCCACGCCCTGCGGGTGCTCGGCGCCCGCTGGATCGGCCTGCCCCCGTCCGCCGGTGGACTGCTGCGGCTCGACACCGCCACCCTGTCCGTGCTCGGCCACGAACACGGACGACGGGTCATCCTGCGGTGGAACCAGTCCCCTCCCCCACCGCCCGGCCCCGCCCCCGGGTCGGCGGCCCGGCACTGA
- a CDS encoding M24 family metallopeptidase, whose translation MGDEELYPPARLAAAQRATAAAGLDALLLSPGADLRYLTGYDAHAGERLTLLVLPAHGEPTLVVPALERPAAEASPAPATGVRIVDHADGTDPYPLVTAALGGPAGAVGLADRMWAEQVLALRAALPGTSQRLASEVVRELRIRKSPAEVAALAEAGAAIDAVHARMGRWLRPGRTEAEVATDIAAAIRATGHVTVDFVIVAAGPNGASPHHGTSDRPIGPGEPVVVDIGGTMPSGYRSDCTRTYVAGGPAPAEFDDLYAVLHAAQRAAVAAVRPGVTAEAVDAAARDVIAAAGHGDAFLHRTGHGIGLDGHEEPYLVAGNARPLEPGMAFSVEPGIYLAGRYGARIEDIVVCTADGGQRLNTTPTELIAL comes from the coding sequence GTGGGAGACGAGGAGTTGTACCCGCCCGCCCGGCTGGCCGCCGCGCAGCGCGCCACCGCCGCCGCCGGCCTGGACGCGCTGCTGCTCAGCCCCGGCGCCGACCTGCGCTACCTGACCGGCTACGACGCCCATGCCGGGGAGCGGCTGACGCTGCTGGTGCTGCCGGCGCACGGCGAGCCGACGCTGGTCGTGCCGGCGTTGGAACGCCCCGCCGCGGAGGCGTCCCCCGCCCCGGCCACCGGGGTGCGGATCGTCGACCACGCCGACGGCACCGACCCGTACCCCCTGGTGACGGCGGCCCTCGGCGGGCCGGCCGGCGCGGTGGGCCTGGCCGACCGGATGTGGGCCGAGCAGGTCCTCGCGCTGCGCGCGGCACTGCCCGGCACCTCGCAGCGGCTCGCCTCCGAGGTGGTGCGTGAGCTGCGGATCCGCAAGTCGCCGGCGGAGGTCGCCGCTCTCGCGGAGGCTGGCGCGGCGATCGACGCCGTGCACGCCCGGATGGGGCGGTGGCTGCGCCCCGGCCGCACGGAGGCCGAGGTGGCCACGGACATCGCGGCGGCCATCCGGGCCACCGGGCACGTCACCGTCGACTTCGTCATCGTCGCCGCCGGGCCCAACGGCGCGAGCCCGCACCACGGCACCTCCGACCGGCCGATCGGGCCGGGGGAGCCCGTGGTGGTGGACATCGGCGGCACGATGCCCTCGGGGTACCGCTCCGACTGCACCCGCACCTACGTCGCCGGCGGCCCCGCCCCGGCGGAGTTCGACGACCTGTACGCGGTGCTGCACGCCGCGCAGCGCGCCGCCGTCGCGGCGGTCCGCCCCGGGGTGACCGCCGAGGCCGTCGACGCCGCCGCCCGGGACGTCATCGCCGCCGCTGGCCACGGTGACGCCTTCCTGCACCGTACGGGCCACGGCATCGGCCTCGACGGCCACGAGGAGCCGTACCTGGTGGCGGGCAACGCCCGGCCGCTGGAGCCGGGGATGGCGTTCTCCGTCGAACCGGGGATCTACCTGGCGGGCCGGTACGGCGCCCGCATCGAGGACATCGTCGTCTGCACGGCGGACGGCGGGCAACGGCTCAACACCACCCCCACGGAGCTCATCGCGCTATGA
- a CDS encoding 5'-3' exonuclease, whose protein sequence is MSEGCARLSGVAQQTPIMLVDAPSLYFRAYFGIPESAAKTDDGQPVNAVRGYLDMLAQLIRTRRPGRMVCAMDHDWRPDWRVALLPSYKAHRVAPEGGEVVPDTLSPQVPMILDVLAAVGVTVVGAAGYEADDVLGTLSVTQPGPVEVVSGDRDLFQLVDDTRGVRLLYVGRGVAKLDDCDDAAVRSRYGVPADRYADFAALRGDPSDGLPGVPGVGEKTAARLVERYGDIAGILAALDDPSAGFAPGLRAKLTAARDYLAVAPKVVRVALDVPLPDLVTELPAAPAEPDRLLELAGRWNLAGSTRRLVDALANR, encoded by the coding sequence ATGTCGGAAGGATGTGCCAGGCTGTCGGGCGTGGCACAGCAGACCCCGATCATGCTCGTCGACGCGCCCAGCCTCTACTTCCGGGCCTACTTCGGCATCCCCGAGTCCGCGGCGAAGACCGACGACGGTCAGCCCGTCAACGCCGTGCGCGGCTACCTCGACATGCTCGCCCAGCTCATCCGCACCCGCAGGCCCGGCCGGATGGTGTGCGCGATGGACCACGACTGGCGACCCGACTGGCGGGTGGCCCTGCTGCCGTCGTACAAGGCACACCGGGTGGCCCCGGAGGGCGGCGAGGTGGTGCCCGACACGCTCAGCCCCCAGGTGCCGATGATCCTCGACGTCCTCGCCGCGGTGGGCGTCACCGTCGTCGGCGCGGCCGGCTACGAGGCCGACGACGTGCTCGGCACCCTGTCGGTCACCCAGCCCGGCCCCGTCGAGGTCGTCTCCGGCGACCGCGACCTGTTCCAGCTCGTCGACGACACGCGGGGGGTGCGTCTGCTCTACGTGGGGCGGGGAGTCGCCAAGCTCGACGACTGCGACGACGCGGCCGTCCGGTCCCGCTACGGGGTGCCCGCCGACCGTTACGCCGACTTCGCGGCCCTGCGCGGCGACCCCAGCGACGGACTGCCCGGGGTGCCGGGCGTCGGCGAGAAGACCGCCGCCCGGCTCGTGGAGCGCTACGGCGACATCGCCGGCATCCTCGCCGCCCTGGACGACCCGTCCGCCGGCTTCGCCCCGGGCCTGCGTGCCAAGCTCACCGCGGCGCGCGACTACCTGGCGGTGGCCCCGAAGGTCGTCCGGGTCGCCCTCGACGTGCCACTGCCCGACCTGGTCACCGAGCTGCCCGCCGCGCCGGCCGAGCCCGACCGCCTGCTCGAACTGGCCGGGCGGTGGAACCTCGCCGGCTCGACCCGCCGCCTGGTCGACGCCCTCGCCAACCGCTGA
- a CDS encoding acyl-CoA dehydrogenase family protein codes for MTVDRILPTDEAHDLLELATELADRELAPKAADFEERAEFPRDVLRTLGRAGLLGLPYPEEHGGANQPYEVYLQVLEILAGRWLAVAEAVSVHTLSCYPVAQFGTDEQRKLLPDMVGGELLGAYCLSEPQGGSDAAALTTRAVRDGDDYVLSGTKAWITHARVADFYNVFCRTGGPGPKGISCLLADRGTPGIAPQAAERTMGLRSSPVAQVAFDDARVPADRLIGGEGMGFTIAMSALDSGRLGIAACAVGLAQAALDYAVGYAGQRQQFGRAIIDFQGLGFTLADHATQISAARALLLSAARLRDAGRPYSIEAAKAKLFATDVAMRVTTDAVQVLGGAGYVTDHPVERYMREAKVLQIVEGTNQIQRLVISRGLAGR; via the coding sequence ATGACTGTCGACCGGATCCTGCCCACCGACGAGGCCCACGACCTGCTGGAGCTGGCCACCGAACTCGCCGACCGGGAACTCGCCCCGAAGGCCGCCGACTTCGAGGAGCGCGCCGAGTTCCCCCGCGACGTGCTGCGCACCCTGGGCCGGGCGGGCCTGCTGGGGCTGCCGTACCCCGAGGAGCACGGCGGGGCGAACCAGCCGTACGAGGTGTACCTGCAGGTGCTGGAGATCCTGGCCGGCCGGTGGCTGGCGGTCGCCGAGGCGGTCAGCGTGCACACGCTGTCCTGCTACCCGGTGGCCCAGTTCGGCACGGACGAGCAGCGCAAGCTGCTGCCGGACATGGTCGGCGGGGAGTTGCTGGGCGCGTACTGCCTGTCGGAGCCGCAGGGTGGTTCGGACGCCGCCGCCCTGACCACCAGGGCGGTGCGCGACGGCGACGACTACGTGCTCTCCGGCACGAAGGCGTGGATCACCCACGCCCGGGTGGCGGACTTCTACAACGTCTTCTGCCGTACGGGTGGACCCGGTCCGAAGGGCATCTCCTGCCTGCTGGCCGACCGGGGCACGCCGGGCATCGCGCCGCAGGCCGCCGAGCGGACGATGGGCCTGCGGTCGTCGCCGGTGGCCCAGGTCGCCTTCGACGACGCCCGGGTGCCGGCCGACCGGTTGATCGGCGGCGAGGGGATGGGCTTCACCATCGCCATGTCGGCGTTGGACTCCGGTCGGTTGGGCATCGCCGCCTGCGCGGTGGGCCTGGCCCAGGCGGCGTTGGACTACGCGGTTGGGTACGCCGGGCAGCGCCAGCAGTTCGGTCGGGCGATCATCGACTTCCAGGGGCTCGGTTTCACCCTCGCCGACCACGCCACACAGATCAGTGCGGCGCGGGCGTTGCTGCTCTCGGCGGCGCGACTGCGCGACGCCGGGCGCCCGTACTCGATCGAGGCGGCGAAGGCGAAGCTGTTCGCCACCGACGTGGCGATGCGGGTGACCACCGACGCGGTGCAGGTGCTCGGCGGGGCGGGCTACGTGACCGACCATCCGGTGGAGCGCTACATGCGCGAGGCGAAGGTGTTGCAGATCGTGGAGGGCACCAACCAGATCCAGCGGTTGGTGATCTCCCGCGGCCTGGCCGGACGGTAG
- a CDS encoding Lrp/AsnC family transcriptional regulator has protein sequence MEEIDRAIVAALTADGRLSYTDLAERVGLSVSAVHQRVRRLEQRGVIKGYAARVSFEAMELPLTAFVAIRPFDPSQPDDAPERLAHLPEIDSCYSVAGEDFYLLLVRVASPADLERVLQAIRTAANVTTRTTVVLSTAYEGRPPKISAGPPTRGRGRAVGEGTGSTAG, from the coding sequence GTGGAGGAGATCGACCGCGCCATCGTCGCCGCGCTGACCGCTGACGGCCGGCTGTCGTACACCGACCTGGCGGAGCGGGTGGGCCTGTCGGTGTCCGCCGTGCACCAGCGGGTGCGGCGGCTGGAGCAGCGCGGGGTCATCAAGGGGTACGCGGCGCGGGTGTCCTTCGAGGCGATGGAGTTGCCCCTGACGGCGTTCGTGGCGATCCGCCCGTTCGACCCGTCGCAGCCGGACGACGCGCCGGAGCGGCTGGCCCACCTGCCGGAGATCGACTCCTGCTACTCGGTGGCGGGGGAGGACTTCTACCTGCTGCTGGTGCGGGTGGCGAGCCCGGCCGACCTGGAGCGGGTGCTCCAGGCGATCCGGACGGCGGCGAACGTGACGACCCGGACGACGGTGGTGTTGTCCACCGCGTACGAGGGGCGGCCGCCGAAGATCAGTGCCGGGCCGCCGACCCGGGGGCGGGGCCGGGCGGTGGGGGAGGGGACTGGTTCCACCGCAGGATGA